A section of the Engystomops pustulosus chromosome 3, aEngPut4.maternal, whole genome shotgun sequence genome encodes:
- the BMP2 gene encoding bone morphogenetic protein 2, which yields MVAGIRPLLLLLLYQVLLSGCSGLIPEVGRRKYTESGRASPEESQGILNQFELRLLNMFGLKRRPTPGKNVVIPHYMLELYHLHSAQLADNQDKPPMDYQKERAASRANTVRSFHHEDSLEDLPESGEKTIQRFFFNLTSVPNEELITSAELRIFREEVQESIENDGGKALRINIYDIIKPAAAASRGPVTRLLDTRLIHHNVSNWESFDVTPAIVRWIAHRQPNHGLAVEVTQLDYEKNVTKRHVRISRSLLPDKERWSQIRPLLVTYGHDGKGHPLHKREKRQARQRQRKRLKSSCRRHPLYVDFSDVGWNDWIVAPPGYHAFYCHGECPFPLADHFNSTNHAIVQTLVNSVNSNIPKACCVPTELSAISMLYLDENEKVVLKNYQDMVVEGCGCR from the exons ATGGTAGCTGGGATTCGTCCTCTGCTCCTTCTGCTGCTTTATCAGGTGCTGTTGAGTGGGTGCTCCGGCCTTATCCCAGAGGTTGGCAGGAGGAAGTACACGGAGTCTGGCCGGGCATCTCCTGAGGAGTCACAGGGCATCCTCAACCAGTTTGAGCTCCGCTTACTTAACATGTTCGGTTTGAAGAGGCGTCCAACTCCTGGCAAAAATGTGGTAATCCCTCACTACATGCTGGAATTGTACCATCTGCACTCGGCCCAGCTGGCTGACAACCAAGACAAGCCCCCCATGGATTATCAGAAGGAGCGTGCAGCCAGCCGAGCAAATACAGTCCGGAGCTTCCACCATGAAG ACTCTCTAGAAGATCTACCAGAATCTGGAGAGAAGACTATCCAGCGCTTCTTCTTTAATTTGACTTCCGTCCCTAATGAAGAACTAATAACATCTGCTGAACTTCGCATTTTTCGGGAGGAAGTGCAAGAATCTATTGAGAATGATGGTGGCAAAGCGCTTCGTATTAATATTTATGATATTATCAAACCAGCCGCTGCTGCCTctaggggacctgtcaccagactgTTGGACACCCGGCTGATACATCATAATGTGAGCAATTGGGAGAGCTTTGATGTCACGCCAGCTATTGTAAGGTGGATTGCACATAGACAGCCTAACCATGGGTTGGCTGTAGAAGTGACTCAGTTAGACTATGAGAAAAATGTCACTAAGCGACATGTGAGGATAAGCAGATCTTTATTGCCAGATAAAGAGCGATGGTCCCAGATAAGGCCACTTTTAGTAACTTATGGCCATGATGGCAAAGGACACCCTCTACATAAAAGAGAGAAGCGGCAAGCAAGGCAACGGCAGAGGAAACGGCTTAAATCAAGTTGTAGAAGACACCCGTTATACGTGGACTTCAGTGATGTTGGCTGgaatgattggattgtggcgccacCTGGGTACCATGCCTTCTATTGCCATGGAGAATGCCCATTTCCCTTGGCAGATCATTTTAACTCCACAAATCATGCTATTGTACAAACATTGGTGAACTCTGTTAACTCCAACATCCCAAAAGCTTGTTGTGTCCCAACAGAACTAAGCGCCATCTCTATGCTCTACCTTgatgaaaatgaaaaagttgtcCTGAAAAACTATCAAGACATGGTTGTGGAAGGTTGTGGGTGCCGTTAA